Below is a window of Mycolicibacterium rhodesiae NBB3 DNA.
GTCTGAGGAGGCGACGTGAAGGTCCCGTTCACCTGGAAAGTCACCGGCTGGTTCATGGTGGGCTGGTCGGCCGAATTCCCTCAGAGCGAGGTCCGTCCCCTTCGGTATTTCGGTGAAGATCTCGTCGCCTACCGCGATGACTCGGGCGAACTGCATGTCATGCAGGCGCACTGCAGGCATCTCGGTGCGCACATCGGCCACGGCGGCAAGGTCGTCGGCGACTGCGTCGAATGCCCGTTCCACGGATGGCGCTGGGGCCCCGACGGAACCAACCGCTACATCCCGTATCAACCGGACCGACCCAATCGCGCGCTCAAGCTCCGGGTGTTCCCGGTCAACGAGCAGTACGGCTGCGTATTCCTCTGGCATCAGCCCCAGGGCAAAGAGCCGCAGTGGGAAATGCCGGACATCTTCACGTCATTCCCGCAGTTCGAGACCGATCCGTCCGCGTATTACCGTCCGTACCCGGAGTTTTCACGCCGCACCGAGAACGAGCCGGTGCACCCGCAGATCGTGGCCGAGAACGGACCGGACAGCTCACACTTCCATTACGTGCACGGTGCCACCGTCACACCGGTCAACCTGGAGTGGAAGATCGTCGACGAACAGTGGCAGTTCCTCACCGGCTGGCCGGACGCGCGCAGCGACGATCCGAACAAGATGGCACTGCACATCCACAGCCACATGTTCGGGCTCGGCGGCGCGATCAGCGTGTTCGAGGGGTCGTCGAATCACCGGCTGATCTTCGCGGTCACCCCGGTGGAAGACGGACTCTCGACGATGTTCTACTCCATCTGGTGGCCCAAACTCGATGGTGAAACATCCGACGTCCCGCCAGACGAGGTGCGTGAACGAGTCGAGCGACAGTTCCTGGGCACGGTGTGGGAGGACTTGGACATCTGGCGCTACCAGGAGTACGTCGAGAATCCTCCGCTGGCGAAAATAGATGCGAAACCGTATATGGCGCTGCGGAAGTGGGCGCAGCAGTTCTATGAAATTCCCGCCACCCCGCCTGGCGAGGTCCCAGCTTCTGTATGAGAATCGACCTCGCTGAGCTCGCCGCGCCCGCGCATACCGCGATCGTCACCCAGGAGTGCCAGGGTGCCGTCGTCGGCCCGAACGCCGGTCTCGCCGCGCTGGCGCACGAAGCCCGCCGGGAGGCCTTGCCCAACATCGAGCGTCTGCTGCCTGCAGCGCGGCAGGCAGGCGTGAAGGTCGTGCACTGTCTCGTCCAGCGCAGGCCCGACGGACTCGGCGGCAACCACAACGCGAAAATCTTCGCGATCGGCGACGGCTCGGGAAGCGAGATGGCCATCACGCCGGGGACACCGGGCGCGGAGCTGCTCCCCGAACTCGGCCCCACGCCAACCGATCTCGTCCTACGTCGATGGCATGGAATCGGCCCTATGGGCGGCACCGACCTCGACGCCGTTCTGCGGAA
It encodes the following:
- a CDS encoding aromatic ring-hydroxylating oxygenase subunit alpha; translation: MKVPFTWKVTGWFMVGWSAEFPQSEVRPLRYFGEDLVAYRDDSGELHVMQAHCRHLGAHIGHGGKVVGDCVECPFHGWRWGPDGTNRYIPYQPDRPNRALKLRVFPVNEQYGCVFLWHQPQGKEPQWEMPDIFTSFPQFETDPSAYYRPYPEFSRRTENEPVHPQIVAENGPDSSHFHYVHGATVTPVNLEWKIVDEQWQFLTGWPDARSDDPNKMALHIHSHMFGLGGAISVFEGSSNHRLIFAVTPVEDGLSTMFYSIWWPKLDGETSDVPPDEVRERVERQFLGTVWEDLDIWRYQEYVENPPLAKIDAKPYMALRKWAQQFYEIPATPPGEVPASV
- a CDS encoding cysteine hydrolase, with the protein product MRIDLAELAAPAHTAIVTQECQGAVVGPNAGLAALAHEARREALPNIERLLPAARQAGVKVVHCLVQRRPDGLGGNHNAKIFAIGDGSGSEMAITPGTPGAELLPELGPTPTDLVLRRWHGIGPMGGTDLDAVLRNLGVTTIVAVGVSVNLAITNLCMDAVNKAYRVVLPRDAVAGIPTDYATTIIDNMLSLLATITTTDKLLEVWKQP